From Larus michahellis chromosome 5, bLarMic1.1, whole genome shotgun sequence, the proteins below share one genomic window:
- the SPCS3 gene encoding signal peptidase complex subunit 3, whose amino-acid sequence MNTVLSRANSLFAFCLSVMAALTFGCFITTAFKERSVPVSIAVSRVTLKNVEDFTGPRERSDLGFVTFDITADLQSIFDWNVKQLFLYLSAEYSTKNNALNQVVLWDKILLRGDNPRLFLKDMKSKYFFFDDGNGLKGNRNVTLTLSWNVVPNAGILPLVTGSGHVSVPFPDTYETTKSY is encoded by the exons ATGAACACGGTGCTGTCCCGGGCCAACTCCCTCTTCGCCTTCTGTTTGAGCGTGATGGCGGCCCTCACCTTCGGCTGCTTCATCACCACCGCCTTCAAGGAGCGGAGCGTGCCCGTCAGCATCGCCGTCTCCCGGGTCACGCT aAAAAATGTAGAAGACTTCACTGGACCTAGAGAAAGAAGTGATCTGGGATTCGTCACATTTGACATTACTGCAG ATCTGCAGAGTATATTTGACTGGAATGTTAAACAATTGTTTCTATATTTGTCTGCAGAATATTCAACGAAAAACAAT GCTCTAAACCAGGTGGTGCTTTGGGACAAGATCCTGTTGAGAGGAGATAACCCCAGGCTGTTCTTAAAAGACATGAAATCAAAGTACTTCTTCTTTGATGATGGAAATGGTCTGAA GGGAAACAGGAACGTCACTTTGACTCTCTCCTGGAATGTTGTACCAAATGCTGGCATTCTACCTCTTGTAACAGGATCAGGACATGTGTCTGTACCTTTCCCAGATACCTATGAAACAACAAAAAGTTATTAA